In Eupeodes corollae chromosome 3, idEupCoro1.1, whole genome shotgun sequence, a single genomic region encodes these proteins:
- the LOC129949392 gene encoding malate dehydrogenase, mitochondrial-like — protein sequence MNNLLLRSFKRFYSSNETNSKKCKVTICGAAGNVGRIISYCLKTSPLNIHLSLFDTSTEIKQVSDQLNLINTPNTLEEHVGPLKLRQSLKDSDIVAIVARSKPNPNKNLSVPDTFEMNFPIVANIARCSMEMCPEAILAIGTNPMNSIIPAINELFILQGHQHSHKILGITTMDLMQAGVVYAESMNIDPTEVFIPLTGGTTAETIAPIFSQAAVSEEETPKELSVIDSEKLHNSFLVKKKQSNEAEFATGFAISQFIESCVRAINGESDVVETAFVCAPEEAPARYLISLVDLDQHGIETVYGPPKTINRFEKKLLYPALLNLQRDITQAEQHVQTLLRNGVEMRMRK from the exons atgaaCAATTTGCTTCTCAGATCCTTTAAAAGATTCTATTCttcaaatgaaacaaattctaaaaaatgtaaagtCACCATTTGTGGAGCAGCTGGAAATGTTGGTCGTATTATTTCGTATTGTTTAAAAACTTCACCACTCAATATCCATTTGAGTCTTTTCGATACGtccactgaaatcaaacaagtctctgatcaattaaatttaataaatactcCAAATACTCTTGAGGAACATGTTGGACCCTTAAAATTAAGACAATCATTAAAG GATTCTGATATTGTTGCAATTGTAGCAAGATCAAAACCAAATCCCAATAAAAACTTAAGTGTTCCTGATACATTTGAAATGAATTTTCCAATCGTTGCCAACATTGCTCGATGTTCCATGGAAATGTGTCCTGAG gcAATTCTTGCAATTGGAACAAATCCTATGAATTCAATAATTCCTGCCATAAATGAGTTATTTATACTCCAAGGCCATCAACACTCGCATAAGATTCTAGGAATTACCACCATGGATCTAATGCAGGCAGGAGTTGTATACGCCGAATCTATGAACATTGATCCAACAGAAGTTTTTATACCCTTAACAGGAGGAACAACTG CCGAGACAATTGCTCCAATATTTTCTCAAGCTGCTGTCTCAGAAGAAGAGACTCCCAAAGAACTTTCCGTAATTGATTCTGAAAaattgcacaattctttcctcGTTAAGAAGAAGCAATCAAATGAGGCCGAATTTGCAACTGGTTTTGCTATAAGTCAATTTATAGAATCTTGTGTGAGAGCAATTAATGGAGAGTCTGATGTTGTGGAAACTGCTTTTGTTTGTGCACCTGAAGAAGCTCCAGCTAGATATTTGATTTCTTTGGTCGATCTAGATCAACATGGAATTGAAACAGTCTACGGTCCACCGAAGACGATAAATCGTTTTGAAAAGAAGCTTTTATATCCAGCTCTATTGAATTTGCAAAGAGATATAACACAAGCAGAACAACATGTTCAGACCTTGCTCAGGAATGGCGTCGAAATGCGAATGAGGAAGTGA